The sequence accactgcTACAATTGGTTTTAATCAACCACTTTATTGGCAGTCTCAGTATAGAGCCTAAAGACTGAATGGGCTACGCAGACTGAATTTTCCTCTCCCTCCTAGAGaattagcagcaaggcattgggCATGCTGTGCTACTACTCTACCAATCTGAGGGGACAGAGAGAGGACTTCAATCTCTAGGGCTTTTGGTCTTGTACCAGCCCTATATTCATTCATAAATTGTGAAAAACATCACAAGCAGCAGCAATATCCCCTGCTGGCTGTGTTGCTGCAGTACCACTAAAAGCTTTCCCAGCTTGGCCAACTATCACCCAAAAACATCAATGACGCTGGTACGAAGTACACACAAGGCACCCAATAGAATAGAAACTGTCAACTACAGTCATTGCTGGATGGAAGATAaaacagctgtttctgagaactggaaatttaaaaaataaagagaggTAAATGATTCTTTAACAGTATTTAATATTAGAAGAAGCCAAAATTCCATGGTTCTGCCCTCCAGGGTATCAATTCCAAGGCTGGTTATGTGACTTCTGTGAAGTAGATGGGATAGTATACTGACTGTGTGTTCTCTTATACACAAAATGAGTTTGAATGGTTGCAAATAAATTCAGATATGAGAGGTTGGGTTTCCAAACAATCCCTTTATTAAAGGCAGTCTGACCCTCCAGTCTGCCTGTTTTCCTGCCCATGGCATTCAGGAAGGTTCAGGGTTAAATAGGATAACAAACAGACAATAAATTAGAACAGTAACAAGATAAAACTAAGGGCTCTCTGTTTTTGGACACTATCTGACTGAGCAAGTAAAGGTTGGTGGGGAAGTTTTTGAGAGCTCAACTCCCTCCTCAGTGCTTTCTGTCTTTCAGTCTAGTTATTTCACAATGCTGAAGTTCCTGTACTCCAGTGCAACAATCTTCTTCTCATTGCGGAATTCTGCTCGGTTGATGTGGGATTTGGGGCTTCCTGTCTTCCTGAGCCATTCCTGCAGCTCCCGTACCTTGACACTGGGACCTTGGATTTGTCCTTGCACAGTGCCATCTTCGGTGTTTTGGACCCAGCCAACGAGCCCCAGCTTCTTACCCTCAGCCTAAAAAGGAAATGTGAGATGAAGATGGGATTAATATGAATTGAAGGCAGACCACAGACTGGCATCTTTATATAGGAATCAGTCCCCAGGGAGGACCATGGGAAAGCCATCTATAAGAGAGATCCCATGGAATAGCCAGACAGAATGCACTTTGAGATTAATCCAGTTATCCACTGTAACACCTTTATATTGAAAACAGCACCTGCAATACATCCCTTGAGTTATCCCTAGGGAATACAAACCAGGTGTCACTGGCAACAGGCAGTGTCAAGAGATTCCAAACAAAGCACAGCTGTGGGTATAAAAGCCATGATGCTAGTGACTCAGCAAAGACTCTCCTGACTCAGTCTCAGCTGAATTACTTACAAATGACCCAGCAGCCTCATAAAAGCCTCTGGGACCTTTGCCGGAAAGAGTCTGTGCTGTAGACCATTAAGAGATCACAACAGAATGTCGGCTGACCAGAAAGAGGGTAAGGTGACTCCCCAGGACAGGAGGTTCCAAAAGGAAAAGACTTTGACCTTGAATGTTAATGTTTTTCATTAAAGTACAAAATTTAACTCAGATTTTGTTCTCTAGGGGGTTCAACAATACCTAGGCCTCTCCAGTCCCAAGACAATACTCTTGCTCTAGGACCTGGAATTTAATGGGCTATACTTATTTAGTGAGACAAGTCCTCAGCAAGTCACAACCCAACCCCAGTCCTCTCCCCCAAAAAGTAATGGATCCAGAAGGCAAGACTGGTGACTCCTGCAGCTACCCCAAAAGGAGAAAACATAGAAGAGCAGTAGGGGGAAACAGCAGCAGCTACAAGGTAGATAGGGCCAATGCCAAGTTGGGAGAGGCAGCTCAGGCCCAGCCTGTGCTGAGATTCAAATACAGATGGGAGTTCAGTACAACCTGGGCCCCGGTGGTGACTAGATCAAGGTGCCTGAGCAGCCCCATCCTGGATGAGCCGCCAGCCTCGCCCTCTGCTCCAGCATTTGCAGCAGACACACCTGGGTGTACTTGCGGAAGAACACTCCTTGGACCTTCCCAAAGACTTCATAGTCCACAGAGATGAGGCTGTCGCCCTCAGTCATAGTCACGCGCGCCTGGTACAAAAACAAAGCGGCGACTATTAGCAGAGATCCAGGGGGAtgccaccaccctcctcccccacgcaGGCCAGACGGGCTTCCCGCGGGGCCCCACTGCGGCTGCATTGCGGGGCTCGGGGGAGAGGGAGTGACCggggcagaggaggagtggggaggtgaggggggagacaGGCAGGCCGGAACCGCACCTTATTTGGTGCCTAACGTCCCAGGACCCGTGCCCAAGGAGCCACTGAGCAGCCACCCGGCCCTCCCAGCAGGCAGAGGGAGCTGCCTCTGCTCCCCGCCGTGCCCTGGAGGCGGGATCACGCCTCCGCCAGCCCCCCGGGCAGGCGTCCCGGCTCCGCCCACGACCTGTCCCCTTCCTCAACTTCACGAATAAGCAGCAGGGCGCGGAGACGGGTCCGGCCGGACTCACCAGCCAGGGACCCGCAGCCAGAGCGAGAACTCGCGCTGCCCAACGGCTGTGGCGCGCTCCGGGTTTTACCGCCGTCCGGTCATAGAGCCGGGAACAGAGCAGCCCCAGACCATAGAGCCGAGCGCCAGAGCGGCCGACTCAGCTGGAGGCTAGAGCGACCCTGGAGATTGCGTTGGCGTGCTGGTTTCCAGGCAACTAGTAAACAGACAGTGCGCGGCGCCCAGCGCGGCCGGAGGCCCAGGTGAGGATGGCGGTGACGGGGCGTTTGTTTCCCTGGGGGTGCGTGAGGGCAGCACCTCGCCCGGGGGAACCTTTCCCGGGGCGGGAGTCAGGGGTTGGCTGCTGGGGTGTCGGAGCGTGTCTGGGCAGCCTCGCTCGCCAGAGGGCGTTTTCTGTGGTGCCGAGCACCTCCCGATCCCCCTTCGCTGACATGGGATAACGGGTCCCGAGCGGGGCCGGGCCTTCCCCACGCGGAAAGGAGGAAGGGTGCTTTACTTAAGGGcctggttcaagtcccagctcagCAGCCACCTCTCGCGGAGCAAGCCGTGCCTTGTCTCCGTCTGACAACGCTGCCTGTCTCAGCGTCTGGGACACGGAAATATCCCACCAAGGAACGTGACCTCATTGATTTTCACTGTCTGGGCTGAGAGACGGGCAATGAAGGAAACAATCATCAGCATCAACTGCACTTTGCAGGTCCTGTCAAAATTCATTCAGCTTTAGCAACCTCAGGGGCTGTTGGTTAATATaagggaaagtgtgtgtgtgtgtgtgtgtcataacAATAAATGCTGTTTAGTTTGACAGAGTCCCTGCAAACCTGCCCCATTCTCAGCCTTGTTTGCAATGTGTCACTGAGAGGGTTTGGTGAGTTCTAATATCAGCAGAAGGCTGTAGCCTGTTTCCTGGTCTCAGTGGAATAGACTTCCCTGCTGGCTGAGCACATTCCTGCTGCTTTCATAGCAAGACATTGCACGGGCAGGGAAAGAAGCATTTTATTTCCAACTGCATTAGAGAATTCAACAGCTCCATTAATGTCCTTTGGGCTGGTCCCCCCcaacccaattttgtgagtattcatggcctgccatacaatttctattcccagatgtggccctcaggccaaaacgtttgcccacccctgctctagagtatAGATTTTTGGGGAGGAAGCCCCATCTTGGGAACAAATATGTCTGTAATGTCTTTGTTTTTGCCCCAATGTTCTGCCGCAGGCACTGAATGGCTCAGCTGCAACTGGCTGTGTGTCCACCTGTGGATTCTatggtggcagctcccagtctTCCATTAACAGGGCAGAAGAGATACCATCCCAAGGCCCTTGGGCACCAGTCCCGGCTAGAACACCTGAAGAACAACTTCCAGCAGCAGCTCTTGCGTGacaaggaggagaaactgaaggATCTTTGCATCTGCAAAAGCCGGAGTTATTCCTGCTCTCTCTCTTctgggagcagccagcaggacTCTGGACAGGGAGGCTTCTACTCTGCTGGACCCCATAGCAGGTATCTCACCAGCCAGACCAGTACTTTGCCCTCCAAGTGGGCAGCCAGACGGAGAGAAGGGGTGGACCGCTCCTACCCTCTGAAACCAGTCTTTCACCGCAAAGCTGAGAGCGTTCCAGTGGTCAGCACAAGTCAGCTCAGGAGCTCGCCACCCATGGCTGAATCTCCCAGCAATAGTTCTAGCTCAAAGAAGAGAGGGAAGTTGCCAGCAGCCAGGGCCCAGCCAGCTGTATTGCCATCTTCTTTGGCAGCAGAGCAGCGTAAGCAGTCAGCCACCCATCCAAGCAGGGCAGAGTTGGGTTACATCCAAAGGCTGGAGGCAGCTGGGCAGAGCCTGGAGGAGGAGATCCGGAGGAAAGAGGCCCTCCTCAGAGAGAAGCTGAGGAGAACAGAGGAGGAACTCAGGAGGAtccagagagagaagcagcaggtggaggtggaagagagaaaggagagagagggtCTGAGGATGCAAGAGAAGAAAGCAGCAGGGCTTTCTGGGGGGAACATTTTCAGGGCTACAGCCAGGCCCAGTGAGGGGGACTGTGGTTGGGAGCAGTGTCCAGAGGGTGCCATGCCCATGCCAAACAATACCCACCTTCCCTATGTGCAGGGCATAGAGAGACTCAAGAGGGGGCGGCTGGTGGCCAGCAACAGCAAAATTCAAGAGCACATGGCTTTGGAGAGCATGGCCTCCTGTTCAAAGTTGGTCATGAAACACAGCCAGGGTCCACCTGCAGCAGCCCCCTCCGAACAAGACCCTGCAGCAGAAATGTTGCATTCACAGGATCCCattggcagggagcagggggagctagGAGAATGTGGCTTCTGTGGGCGTCGGTTTCTCCATCTCCGGCTGGAGAAGCACATGAATGTTTGCAGCAAGAGCCAAGGCTCCAAGAGGAAAGTATTTGACTCAAGCATGGCGAGAGCCAGGGGAACCGAGCTGGAGCAATATCAGCACTGGAAGGGCAAAAACCCCACCCAGGTAACATGCACTTCCAGGCAACTGGCTGGCCTGGCGGTGTGTCAGTCCTTCCCTCTTTAAGAAGCATGGAATTATAGCTGTTTTAATACCTACTATGCCCCTGACACTCCATTCAGGCCCACTAGAATATCGCCACCTTTAGGGGATAGGCCAGCAATGAGCCCGTACACAGGACCCAGCATTAGAAGGTTTTAGGGGCTTGGTTTAGGACACCGACGCTGCCTGGAGATAGTCACCTGATCTCCAAAATAATGAAGGGGTATGAAAGAACTTGcttataagtagggccctactaatttcacagctgtgaaaaacgtgtcatgggctgtgaaataagcccttcccagTGAAATCAGATCTCAGCGTGCTGTTGGGagtgccccagctgggggctgctagtccaggctgggctggggagggatgggatttgtccttcccctgcacagctgctcttggtggtagggccggctccagcttttttgccgccccaagcagcaaagaaaaaaaaaaagataaagccacgatcgcggcactttggcggcagctctaccacgccgcttcattcttctgtggcaattcggcggccggtccttccctccgagactGAGagacttgccgccgaagacccagacatgctgcccctttccattggccgccccaagcacctgcttcctgtgctggtgcctggagccggccgtgcttggtggggagatcagacccacctccagaggCCACACAGAAATAACGGTGGTACACCCTCACTTCTCtactgcagcagccccagagctgggcttGGGGCTCCTACTAGGGTAACCATGGCTTCTGCTTGGGGTACCCCCAAATTGACCTGGGCTCCTGGACACAATTAATCTACCATGGACCAAGGCTCGCAACTAGGAGATCCCCTTGCTGCTGGGAGTGGCCCAGtcagggagatcagacccacctccacttcccataggtgctggaacagggGTGCTGCAcctcctggtttgaagtggtttccatcatttacagggtttacagttttgcgtaatggctctcagcacctccactataaaaattgttccagcacctatgccactTTCGGTCCTTTTACACTGTGCAAGGGGTAGAACCCACTCTTACCAGGCCAGGATGCTCCCATCAAGGGGCAACCTCTTAGTGTTGGGAGGTCTGCTGTGCTTAGGTTGAGGGAGCTGCAATATAATCGCAGGGTCCCTTTAGGTGGCTactttcccctgctcctcctgatgACTGATGCCTTCCCTTGGCAACCACCATCTATCTCCACTGTCTCAGCTGCCGTAAAGGGGTAGTACCAATCTGGGGCTTTGCTGCACtggaggtgggttcagggctGAGTATGCGGTTGGGCCCTCTATGAGAAGATGGTGAGTAAAGGCAGGACCTGGAGCCAGCCCAGTTATAGCTCCTGCCATCTATACTAACCACTTTTCCCCCTCTGTGCAGAATGAGCCACCCAAGAACAACTGGAGACAAAAGCATGAGTCTTTCATCCGGACCCTGCGCCAGGCCCGTGAGATACAGCATGTGATCTCCAAAGGGGGGAAGCTCTCAGacctgcccccactgccccctgtaGAGAACCCAGACTATATCTCCTGCCCCCACTGCAACCGCCGCTTTGCACCCAAGGTGGCTGAGAGGCATATTCCCAAGTGCAAGACCATCAAGAACCGACCCCCGCCACCACCACAAAGGAGACGTTAAGGATGACACACTGCAGTGaatcccagctctctctctctcaaactgtCTAGAGGAAGCTTTGTGTCCTCACCATCCCCCAAGCAGGCTGCTAACTTTTGAGATATTCCCCTGTAAAGTGAGTAAGGAGCTCAGGCCCCATGAACAGAACACTAAAGTGCTTGTACTTTGAGCTGCAGCCAGTGGTTCCTGAGTGTTTGCAGATAGGTCCGGGAGAGTTTAGGCCACTACCCTACTGCTGCTGGTTCCCATCTCTTCCCCTTCTACAGCTCTTCACAAGGAGTTCAAGTTCTCTTGCTTGAAGAGATTGCTGGGTCTTGGTGTGAGTGGGAGGAGATTACCATGATGTCCCTTGTGTAAGGAATGGGGTTGTTGGTGGGACAGCAGCAAGGGAAGAACCACCATGGGTGGCTGGTCCTCAGAATCATGATTAGCTGCTATGGTCAGGTGGTGGGGATGGAAGGCTGAGGGCTCTTTCCTCTGACATGTAGTAGTACAGTGTGGGGCAGAGGTCATCCAGAGCTCACAGATGGAAAGAAGCCCTTTAGTTAAGCACCAACAATGTGCTCAGCCTTGAAACAGCCACACAAAAATACCCCTATGCTGCTGAGATCAAACTGATATTTGTATGTTAGCACCCTGACTGTGCTGAAGGAAGCACCTGTCTGCAGAACAGCTGGGGAGTGGGCTAGAATTCTCCTCTGTTTAGCTGCAGATGCTGGCACACGAAAGCCCCCAAAGATCAATTCTCCAGCTTCATCTGCCAAGCCTATGTGTGGCGATCTCTgggaagagggggtgggagggagttctCAGCTCCTGCAGTGAGAGGCCTTGTGTGGGATGATACAGTAGTTTGGATAAGTCAGGAAAGGTGGTTTCTTTGCAGAGAGAGGGAAGATAAGACATtagcatgttagaacaatgtacaAACTACAGCTTTCCTTCCCTCTGTTTCTAACAGCCCCTGGAGGCAGAATCCAGAACTGCTTCCCTCTCGCAGCTGCCTTTTTGTGCTCAGTCCTGTTTATTTTCCGCATTGGTTTTGAGCTGAACAATGAAAACGGAGCAGGCAGGCTCATTCCATGCTTCTCCTGCAATAGCCCACGGGAGGATTTATTTAACTTGTTTCCACAGGAATTCATGAAAATCCTGGGACTGTTTCTATTGGACTTTGGGTCAGTAACATTTTGCTTTTCAACATCCAAAAACCTTAATTTTGGGCCATGTTTGACATAGCATCTCTTTCATCAGAAGAGCAGATTGGGGAGGAGGACCCATAAAATGCTGCTTCAGCACAAGAATTCCTTGGGGCAGAAGGCTTGCAGAGGGGCCTCATAGTAGCAGAGAAGCTATGTACGACCAGCCACTTATTGAGTATTTGGAGAGGCACCTTTCAGCCCAAGTTCCAGCATCAACTGTGGAATGGTAAAGACTCCTAGAGCTGGGTCAGGGCCTTTAGGCAACAGGGTGACTGTTACAAAGGGATTACTTACCAGGTGCACAAACTTGGACTCAGATGCAAGGTTCTTTCCAGCCTCAGTTTTCCATGGAGAGCATTCAGGCTGGCAGATGTCTTTAGGCCCCATGTAAGTAGCAGGTTGTTCAATACTAACGAAGTCCTAGCAGGTGGGTCACAAGCAGTGTAGGGATACCAGTGGAAGAACAAGTAATTCACGAGAggagaaaatgaacaaaaaaagcCCAGTAGCTTTTTCTTCAAGGCCCATAGTGATCCTGCCCCAACTCAGCACAGCCTGGGGAAGATACACGGGCCAGATTTAACTAGGCTTAGTCAGAGGCTGGATATGTGGAAATAGTCCTTGATTGTGAGGTGTGTAATAGTCTCCCAAGGAAGTAGGAGACCTCCTGTCCCCAAGATAAGTGAGCAAAGCCCCCTCTCTTGGGACACTATGGTAGTTCTCAAAGACCCCAATTAGGGTTAAAGCTGcatggtgctgggcactgtacaagtattgaagagcttacagcctaGGAAGAAATATTAAAATCCAGACACGGGGTCTGAAATGGGTTCAACATACATGCAGAGTGATCATGGGAGGCTGGGTACATGACTTAGTAACTCCATTTCTGCTTTTATTATTATGGGATAGCAGTGAGGTCACAGGAAGGCAGGAGAGGAGTAAATAGCAAGAAaatggtgggggggagagtgGAAATTCATCTGAACTGATGGATAaatgaatgtttaaaatgaactAAACATGAAACGAGTTTAAGAAAATCAGTACAGTAAGCCCTGTGATGTGTTTATATTAAATCCAATTTTACACCGTCCTCACCCTGTTCTCAATGTGCCAAAGGCTGTTGGTGTCAGCAATGCTGATCTGCATCACAGAAGTCAGCAGGGGAAGTTGGTGAGGACAATGGAGCTTTTAACTCTTGGGAAGTTGTGGGAGGCAGTTGAGATTGTGGGATAAACACATTCACTGCAAATTTCTGCTAAAATAATGAGCAGATTAAATAGCTAATGTTGACATTGAAGTTGTAAGCCAAATTGTCTGCTGGGGTttcactactgaagtcaatgaaatta is a genomic window of Malaclemys terrapin pileata isolate rMalTer1 chromosome 4, rMalTer1.hap1, whole genome shotgun sequence containing:
- the ACYP1 gene encoding acylphosphatase-1 isoform X2, yielding MTEGDSLISVDYEVFGKVQGVFFRKYTQAEGKKLGLVGWVQNTEDGTVQGQIQGPSVKVRELQEWLRKTGSPKSHINRAEFRNEKKIVALEYRNFSIVK
- the ACYP1 gene encoding acylphosphatase-1 isoform X1, producing the protein MQPQWGPAGSPSGLRGGGGWWHPPGSLLIVAALFLYQARVTMTEGDSLISVDYEVFGKVQGVFFRKYTQAEGKKLGLVGWVQNTEDGTVQGQIQGPSVKVRELQEWLRKTGSPKSHINRAEFRNEKKIVALEYRNFSIVK
- the ZC2HC1C gene encoding zinc finger C2HC domain-containing protein 1C, whose amino-acid sequence is MAQLQLAVCPPVDSMVAAPSLPLTGQKRYHPKALGHQSRLEHLKNNFQQQLLRDKEEKLKDLCICKSRSYSCSLSSGSSQQDSGQGGFYSAGPHSRYLTSQTSTLPSKWAARRREGVDRSYPLKPVFHRKAESVPVVSTSQLRSSPPMAESPSNSSSSKKRGKLPAARAQPAVLPSSLAAEQRKQSATHPSRAELGYIQRLEAAGQSLEEEIRRKEALLREKLRRTEEELRRIQREKQQVEVEERKEREGLRMQEKKAAGLSGGNIFRATARPSEGDCGWEQCPEGAMPMPNNTHLPYVQGIERLKRGRLVASNSKIQEHMALESMASCSKLVMKHSQGPPAAAPSEQDPAAEMLHSQDPIGREQGELGECGFCGRRFLHLRLEKHMNVCSKSQGSKRKVFDSSMARARGTELEQYQHWKGKNPTQNEPPKNNWRQKHESFIRTLRQAREIQHVISKGGKLSDLPPLPPVENPDYISCPHCNRRFAPKVAERHIPKCKTIKNRPPPPPQRRR